One genomic region from Mycobacterium basiliense encodes:
- a CDS encoding PPE family protein, with translation MLDYGLLPPEINSARIYSGPGPGSMLAAATAWDLLATGLESFSRGYRSLLSRLHGEGWSGSAAEAMAGAVAPYAAWATTARAQAEDAGRRIRAAVAAYEAALGAMVPPSLVTANRTRLATLVETNIFGQNTTMIGVTEAAYQEMWAQDVAAMYQYAASSAAAATLTPFSDPPQTTSAAGQSAAVCAAVSSSTAGFTQSTLAQLTASAPQQLQALAGAGISSTSAPWQELESLLLKLFSDFNTFVGPINLADGLSRTYTSAGSYVSALLRSSAQSAGTAAAAAQGAAKAASTAAASASTPGAALLTTGSATSVGALSVPQSWAVTASAASSATQPNWLSEAAGEAGPSWHEVSDPNVWHGVPSTGVGSSPGSSLRPTVSNALRVAPRKFQIPRPAFGG, from the coding sequence GTGCTGGATTACGGATTACTGCCGCCAGAAATCAACTCGGCCCGGATATATTCCGGCCCTGGACCCGGGTCGATGCTGGCGGCCGCCACAGCCTGGGATCTACTCGCCACGGGGTTGGAGTCTTTCTCTCGCGGCTACCGCTCACTGCTCTCTCGGCTGCACGGCGAGGGTTGGTCGGGTAGCGCGGCAGAAGCCATGGCTGGCGCGGTAGCTCCGTATGCGGCCTGGGCGACAACGGCAAGGGCCCAAGCCGAGGATGCCGGTAGGCGGATTCGGGCCGCTGTGGCGGCGTACGAGGCGGCGCTCGGTGCAATGGTGCCGCCATCGTTGGTCACGGCCAATCGGACTCGATTGGCAACTTTGGTCGAGACCAACATATTCGGGCAGAACACGACCATGATCGGGGTTACCGAGGCTGCATATCAGGAGATGTGGGCTCAGGACGTCGCAGCGATGTATCAATATGCCGCGTCCTCGGCGGCCGCGGCTACTCTGACTCCGTTCAGCGACCCGCCACAGACCACAAGCGCCGCCGGGCAATCCGCCGCGGTCTGCGCCGCAGTGAGCAGTTCGACCGCCGGCTTCACTCAGTCAACCCTGGCTCAGCTGACCGCAAGCGCACCCCAGCAGCTACAAGCGCTTGCCGGTGCGGGAATTTCGAGCACTTCCGCCCCTTGGCAGGAGTTGGAATCGCTGTTGCTCAAACTATTCAGCGATTTCAACACATTTGTCGGACCAATCAACCTCGCCGACGGACTCAGTCGTACATACACGTCAGCAGGAAGCTACGTGTCCGCACTTCTTCGATCCAGCGCCCAGTCGGCCGGGACCGCGGCTGCGGCTGCGCAAGGCGCCGCAAAAGCGGCCAGCACTGCGGCCGCTTCAGCTAGCACGCCCGGTGCTGCGCTTCTCACCACCGGTAGCGCGACTAGCGTTGGGGCGTTGTCTGTCCCGCAGAGTTGGGCAGTGACAGCATCAGCGGCCAGCTCTGCGACCCAGCCGAACTGGCTGTCCGAGGCAGCCGGCGAGGCTGGCCCGTCCTGGCACGAAGTCTCGGATCCCAACGTGTGGCACGGTGTGCCGTCAACCGGAGTCGGGAGCTCGCCGGGCTCGTCACTGCGTCCCACGGTCAGCAACGCACTGCGTGTGGCGCCACGCAAGTTCCAAATCCCGCGCCCCGCCTTCGGCGGCTAG
- a CDS encoding PPE family protein yields the protein MDDFGLLPPEINSARMYYGPGSAPMLAAATAWDELAAQLERYVAGCYSVLSALQGQTWSGAASIAMSNAMTPQATWATATAMQAEQSASQARAAAAAYETAYAATVPPTAIADNRLLLSILLATNYFGQNLPAIAATDTAYAEMWAQDAAAMYSYATASAAATTLSPFTWPPPFTNGSDQPAQSAAATRAASASKIEIQLAQSQLMSVVPHRLPTIAVGPIANSGASSRFPADAFSAMLRVFKDIDTLIVGPLQPLWSTTYAVFSTAQFVIGAQQAQLQAAKAAVQATTSGVAASPSATVRGLALARMGDAGSRGGLSVPASWPATSPLTGNASGSPSLSHTGFRDIPATSGSPTINTTGAMPMAGNGRRPPGRLVLRSGRHTFKMPRPVVGG from the coding sequence ATGGACGATTTCGGGTTACTACCGCCTGAGATAAATTCGGCCAGAATGTATTACGGCCCCGGCTCAGCGCCCATGTTGGCTGCGGCGACGGCATGGGATGAGCTTGCCGCGCAACTTGAGCGGTATGTCGCGGGGTGCTATTCCGTGCTGTCGGCGTTACAGGGACAGACGTGGAGCGGAGCAGCGTCCATAGCTATGTCCAACGCCATGACACCGCAAGCCACCTGGGCAACTGCGACCGCCATGCAGGCCGAGCAATCTGCAAGTCAGGCGAGGGCGGCCGCAGCCGCCTATGAGACGGCCTACGCTGCCACCGTTCCACCGACGGCAATTGCGGACAACCGCTTGCTATTGTCAATACTGTTGGCCACCAACTACTTCGGGCAAAATTTGCCGGCAATCGCGGCCACCGACACTGCGTACGCAGAGATGTGGGCCCAAGACGCCGCCGCCATGTACAGTTACGCCACCGCCTCGGCGGCGGCGACCACATTGTCGCCGTTCACCTGGCCGCCACCGTTCACAAACGGTAGCGACCAGCCTGCTCAGTCGGCCGCTGCAACCCGAGCCGCCAGCGCCTCGAAGATCGAGATCCAGTTAGCCCAGTCACAGCTGATGTCTGTCGTTCCTCATCGCTTACCCACCATTGCGGTCGGGCCGATTGCAAATTCCGGCGCGTCGTCCCGCTTTCCGGCCGATGCCTTCTCCGCGATGCTTAGGGTCTTCAAGGACATCGATACCCTCATCGTCGGACCGCTGCAGCCGCTATGGTCGACAACCTATGCAGTGTTTTCAACGGCACAGTTCGTGATCGGGGCTCAGCAGGCCCAACTCCAAGCGGCTAAAGCTGCGGTTCAGGCGACTACTTCCGGGGTTGCCGCCTCACCGTCGGCAACAGTTCGCGGCCTGGCACTTGCCCGGATGGGCGATGCCGGATCGCGGGGAGGACTGTCGGTCCCCGCAAGTTGGCCGGCAACAAGTCCGCTCACGGGCAACGCGTCCGGTTCACCATCGTTATCGCACACCGGTTTTCGAGATATTCCCGCCACGTCTGGTTCCCCGACGATCAACACGACCGGCGCAATGCCTATGGCAGGCAACGGACGACGACCCCCGGGCCGCCTCGTGTTGCGCAGCGGCCGGCACACGTTCAAGATGCCTCGCCCCGTCGTCGGCGGATAG
- a CDS encoding FadR/GntR family transcriptional regulator yields MSGRGSRSESRLVDRVVKEIQRRVSTGVFAVGSKLPAEPQLMDMLGVGRSTLREAVRVLAHAGVLDKRQGSGTYVVGTPISDAWNDRLRRATMTEIYDARNVLEVQLAKMAARNRSAEDLQRMQQALDRRRSALEFENTRIAAEADLEFHLAIAVASRNPILIDLFRSFTTTLKPAIEAVMNAGDAEHEAASIARHQDVYIAISAGEVGAAGDAMAACLGLAQPLLDRTSGEDAEVPVALG; encoded by the coding sequence ATGTCAGGTAGGGGTTCTCGATCGGAATCTCGGCTGGTTGACCGGGTGGTCAAGGAAATACAGCGGCGGGTCTCTACGGGAGTGTTTGCTGTGGGGTCGAAGTTGCCTGCCGAACCCCAGCTGATGGACATGCTCGGTGTTGGCCGCTCGACGCTTCGCGAAGCGGTACGAGTGCTTGCCCACGCGGGCGTGCTGGACAAGCGGCAAGGCTCGGGCACCTACGTCGTGGGTACGCCGATTTCGGACGCCTGGAACGATCGGCTCCGACGCGCCACCATGACCGAGATCTATGACGCTAGGAACGTGCTCGAGGTTCAGTTGGCGAAAATGGCCGCTCGGAATCGCAGCGCAGAGGATCTGCAGCGAATGCAGCAGGCTCTAGATCGTCGACGGTCGGCGTTGGAGTTCGAAAACACCCGAATCGCCGCCGAGGCCGACTTGGAGTTCCATCTTGCTATCGCTGTGGCAAGTCGCAATCCGATTCTGATTGACCTGTTCCGGTCGTTCACGACGACCCTGAAGCCTGCTATCGAGGCGGTTATGAACGCGGGCGACGCTGAGCATGAAGCCGCGTCGATCGCTCGCCATCAAGACGTCTACATAGCTATCAGCGCGGGCGAGGTCGGCGCGGCCGGAGACGCGATGGCGGCTTGCCTCGGCCTGGCGCAACCGCTGCTGGACCGCACATCTGGTGAAGACGCAGAAGTTCCGGTCGCGCTTGGGTAG